Proteins from one Panicum virgatum strain AP13 chromosome 7K, P.virgatum_v5, whole genome shotgun sequence genomic window:
- the LOC120640027 gene encoding sphinganine C4-monooxygenase 2-like → MEQQLVSDEGLAVLVPIVVYWAYCGLHATLGQSMYMDRYRLHPSSHEDSKNRVSKRQVISNVLKQQLLQVAMVTMVMMFKVKGDQSAKASSSVQTSYLKLASQMAVAMVWFDVWQYACHRTMTKISALLLAVHPYDHNGARHVQSTQFLCHIFRSNQHL, encoded by the exons ATGGAGCAGCAACTAGTCTCTGATGAAGGTTTGGCCGTTCTTGTGCCCATCGTGGTGTATTGGGCATATTGTGGCCTGCATGCAACGCTTGGGCAGTCCATGTATATGGACAGATACAGGCTGCACCCAAGCAGCCATGAAGATAGCAAGAACCGTGTGTCCAAGCGACAGGTCATCAGCAACGTCCTCAAGCAGCAGCTCCTGCAGGTTGCCATGGTGACCATGGTCATGATGTTCAAG GTGAAAGGAGATCAGAGCGCCAAAGCATCATCGTCGGTGCAGACCTCGTATCTGAAGTTAGCCAGCCAAATGGCGGTGGCCATGGTGTGGTTCGACGTGTGGCAGTACGCATGCCACCGGACCATGACCAAAATTTCCGCATTGCTGCTCGCAGTGCACCCGTATGATCACAACGGAGCAAGGCATGTTCAGTCGACTCAGTTTCTTTGCCACATATTTCGCAGCAACCAACACTTATAA
- the LOC120642959 gene encoding uncharacterized protein LOC120642959, translated as MADKKRKLSQLGMRRFLIDTRNQCAPGGGSHGTERNSSDNEAQRVPDQPETQPILEPQEIRAETQVNLEPRELPDQPDTEAILEPQEMPTETQVNLEPRELPDHPELQTNLGNSVAEFNPNEILCDQRLGSKYMNMLLKFKTKFTYVLNNDFSSEIMEGIKFAYANG; from the exons ATGGCAGATAAAAAGCGGAAGCTCAGCCAACTTG GAATGAGGCGTTTCTTGATTGACACAAGGAATCAATGTGCACCTGGTGGTGGGAGTCATGGAACTGAAAGAAATTCAAGTGACAATGAGGCACAAAGAGTACCAGATCAACCAGAGACACAACCAATTTTGGAGCCACAGGAGATACGTGCAGAGACACAAGTAAATTTGGAGCCAAGGGAACTACCAGATCAACCAGACACAGAAGCAATTTTGGAGCCACAGGAGATGCCAACAGAGACACAAGTAAATTTGGAGCCAAGGGAACTACCTGATCATCCAGAGCTACAAACAAATTTGGGTAATTCTGTTGCTGAGTTTAATCCAAATGAAATTCTCTGTGACCAGCGCTTAGGAAGCAAATATATGAATATGCTCCTGAAATTCAAGACCAAGTTCACATATGTATTGAACAATGACTTCAGTTCTGAAATTATGGAAGGTATTAAATTTGCTTATGCTAATGGTTGA